Part of the Desulfovibrio litoralis DSM 11393 genome is shown below.
GAAGCTTCCTGAAAAGTATCGATTTCATCATTAAAAACAATAAAATACAAAGCCGTGTAGATAATTAAAATCAGAACTATAAACCCCCAAAAGGCATTAGCATTCTCATTTTTATGCTCAGTCATGTTCTCTCCTGTGTAGTAAATATAATAAGCAACTCTTGTTCCACTCTGCTCCGATCATTTACGGCAATTTATTACTTTAAAATGACAATCCTTTATTACGCATATTGATTTTAATGTCAATAAAGATTCTTTTAACGTCATGGTTAGTTGTGCATTTGTTTGCGAGAAAGAAGTATTCAATCCTAAAAAAATTGTCTTTTAGATATTAGGTACTTGATTTTAAGGGGACTTGAATGCAAACGAGTGAACTGGTGAAAATTGTTGGAGCTGCAATTGCTCATAAACGTAAGCTTATAGGGCTAACACAAGAAAACGTAGCTGAGCGTATGGGTATAGAAAAAGAAACCATATCTCGTATGGAGAGTGGTTCAATTTCGCCGTCATTAAAAAGATTGGAACAACTTGCTATTATCTTTGAATGTCATCTAACAGATTTTTTACGCCAACCAACAGACGACCTTCATGAACAAGCCATAACCATTGCAGATATTATCAGCCCATTGCCTGCTCAAGACAGAGAGGAAGTTGTTCGTCTTGTGGCACATATTGTTGGAGTTTTGAAACGTAAAACTGATGGGAATGTTTAATTAGCGTTAAATAGTTCAAGTTATAAGGACACATGAGAAGAAAAAAATATATACACAGGCAAACGTATTTTCAGTAAATTTTTAATTTGGTACAAATAAATTTTATCGAGATATTAACTTTTAGTTAATATCTTGCTTTTTTTTTGTATGAAGTTGCAGTATCAGAATTAATCTAAAAAACTATTTACGGCTGTGGCAATATGAAAGATGCAATAAAAAATACTGCTATTACTAGTGCTGGATATGGATACCAAACCTATCAAGGAATTCTTGTACTCTGTGATTGATTGGATAATCCGAGTCGCTATGAGCGCATTAGATTTGAATGCGACAACGAAGAGCACCACAGGCCCTTGATGATATTGCAGCAAGCAAGGCAGAATACCGCGCTATTGTTGACAAAGCCCATGCCCAGCTTGAAGAGAAACTGTAAACTCTTGCCAAAGCTGCTGGCAAAAGCTACCCCAAGTGCGGCAAGCCTATGGTGCATAGAGTGAAAAAGCCTGGCAAAGACGGCTATAACTTTTGGGGCTACACGGGCTGCCAGAGTGTAGGGAAACTTTGTAACAAGAATGAGCTGAGCGGCAGTCTTGCCGCTCAGCTCATTCTTGTTACAGGAAATGTCAAAATAGGCTTTTGGGTTTGGTAATACTGAGAGCTACCCCTTTCACATCAATTGCCGTGACGAAAGCCTTAAAATGCGGAGTTTCGTTATGTTCTTCAATTGCTTTGTCAGACTTCCATTCTTCAATCACAAAAAAATGTCCGGGAAGACTCATATTTTCAGTAAGATCATAAACATTATTTCCCGTTTCAGTGAGGCTGCCTTCAACGAGAGCCTGCAACACAGGAAAAAGTTCCTGCCTGTATTCCGGCTTAAGTTTGATTTCAGCGACTATTTTTATTGAATCCATAATGCTCAGACCTTACGCAAGAAAACCATCAACTATGGAAATGAACTGTTCAAGATTCTCAACACAACCGCCATGCCCGGTTTCCATCTCCGCATACTGAGCGTTAGAAATAACTTTCATTAATTCCTTAGAGTGTGCAATCGGTATTATGTAATCGTGAACGCAACCAACTACTAAGGTCTCCTGCTGCATGGCTCTGGCTTCTTTCATAACATTGATGCGCAAATCCAGATCAATCTGGCGGGCTGTGCCTTTCCAGTCCGTTGTTGTAAAAATAGCTTCGACGGTATCTTTCACCGCGCAATCAGGCATGCCAGCCACAAATGCCGGGCTGAAAGCCGTAAAGAGGAATGTCTCCGCCAAAAGTTTCGGATTCGTTTCCGCCATCTCTTTCCACATCCTGAACTGCAACTGCGAACGGGCGTCTTCCGTAGAGGTAAAACCAGCAAGCAGTATAACTTTCCCCACACGATCCGGATAATTAGCCGCGAGATACATGGCAACACAGGTTCCCAGAGAATGGCCTGCAATATCGAACTGCTGAAGACCAGCATGCTCAGCAGTAGCTAACACCTGCTCCGCAAGTAGCTCGATGGTAAGTGGTTCGTTGCTATCTTGTGTCCGACCAGAGCCTGAATAGTTGGGGCAAACTACTGTACGCTTGGACGAAAAATGCTTTGCCACTTCCGTCCAAGTGTTCTCCGCTGACTGACCTGTTCCATGAACGAGAACAAGGCCTTTGCCTTTTCCGGTGACTGAGTATTCGATCTGACAATTTTTGTAAGGCGCAAACGACATAGGTGTATCTCCTGATAATTTAAAGTAGTTGGAACAAGGGATACATTCTATGCTTGATTGATATTAAATCAAGTACGCACTTTTTTGTGGTATAGTATCTAAAAAGAAACCTTTGAGTTTTTTTCAAGTGGTCTTTTTTTCGACCATGTGGGTTGCGCAGCAAGAAGACTCGATAATTCCGTGAGATGTAGCATAGTTTGTACTCCACTGACATAAAGAATCTAATGCAGGAATGAGTTTTGTGCCTTCTTCTGCCAAACTGTATTCAACCTTTGGTGGCACAACTGGATAAACCGTGCGGGTTATGAGCCCAGCGTCTTCAAGCTCCCGTAACTGCTGCGTAAGCATTTTTTGAGTTATTCCGTTAAGCCGGCGCTTCAATTCGCTGAATCGGACGACTCCATTTCTCAATTGCCACAGAATTACCATTTTCCATTTTCCGCCAACAATATCCATCGCAAGCGTCAACATGCAAGCATATGATGATTTGATCAGACCCATAATTTCCCCTTATTGTATCTTTTTAGATACTACGTATGAAAAAAGTGCGTTCTTGTTATAAAATACCATAAAGGTTATCAGGAGACAAGGAAAAAACCTACACCCTATAACATAAGGAGACTTTATGGAATTTCTTCAACTTGCCAAAGAACGCCACTCCGTTCGGAAGTTTCACTCTAAGCCTGTAGAAATGGCAAAGCTTCAGAATATACTTGAAGCTGGCAGAGTTGCACCCACTGCAGCTAATTTTCAACCCCAACGGTTTCTGGTGGTATCAGAACCGGGTGGGCTTTCCAAATTGGATAAGGCTGGCAACATGCACGGAGCTCCACTTGCTATCGTAGTGTGCAGCCTCAAAGACAAGGCATGGAAACGACCTCAGGACGGGCATTCTATGGTGGATATTGACGCGACTATCCCCACTACGCATATGATGCTCCAGGCTTGGTCGGAAGGTGTCGCTTCATGCTGGATAACATGGTTTGACCCGGCGGTGGTACGTAGCGAGTTCTCTTTGCCGGATAATGTTATTCCAGTGAACATACTTGTACTCGGATATTCTGACGATAAGGCGCAAACTCCTTGCCGTCATCAACAACAGCGTATTCCGCTTAACGAAATGGTGTGGAAAGAATCTTTGCCCTGCTCTTTGAAGTAAGGAGACGCCACATTTTGATTTCAAAGTTTCGCCCAAGCTGCTGCGCACAGAAGGCCTTACCATCTGCATGCCGCATGGCGTATGCAGATGATACCTGCGGTGTACAGTGTCCCAGGGAGGCAGGATTGACCAGTCTCCCATTGGGCGAATAATCGCTTTCGTCTTTTAAAGGAAAGATACTTTTGCCTGTGGTATGCTCGCCATATACAGATTGCTCTACAGTTTAATGGAGCATACATATAAAAACAAAAGAGAGTAAAAAATTCAATGAGATTAAATACAAAATGCAGAAATTCTTAATCCGATGTTTGCATTATTTAAAGAACGTATATCTTATTTACACATCAGTTTCTGTGCTCTTATCAACATGTTTGCAAACATTAGCATCATATTCATCTCCCCAGTCGCGAAGCAAATTCATTATCGGTATAAGTGTGTTGCCGAGCTCAGTTAGAGAGTAGTCTACACGAGGTGGCACTGTATGGTGAACTTCGCGATGAATAATTTTATCATGCTCCAATTCTCTTAATTGCCTCACCAACATCCGTTCACTAACTTCTGGCAGGCATCGGCGTAACTCGCCAAAACGCAACATTCCACGGCCTGCAAGAAAATAGATAATTAATAGCTTCCACTTCCCTCCAATTATCTCCAGCGTCAATTCAAACGCACAACGGTAAGATTTATTCCCAAGAACTTTCATTTTATAAGCGTCTTCCACGTATTGCTCCTTCATGCCAAGATTTTTGATACTATACATTTTGTAAGTATATGCTGTTTTTGTCTGTACTTGCCAAAGTGCATTAAAGAGTTATTATCTTGGTATAGCAATTTGCACAAGGAGCTTTATATGAGAAAAAGTATTTTAATAGTTTATGCTCACCCTGAATCAACATCACTAACTTGTCAGTTTGCCGATGTCGCTGTGGCGACTATGCGTAAGCAAGGTCATAACGTCATGGTGTCAAATTTATATGGGATGAAATGGAAAGCTGTATTTGACGAGGAAGATTTTCCTCACCGGACCAATCCTGAAAGGCTGTCTTTCATCACCGAATCAGGGCATTCCTATGCAACAAACCAGCAACCCGCAGACATCACGATAGAGCAACAAAAATTACTCGAAGCTGATGCATTGATAATGCTGTTCCCTCTTTGGTGGTTCGGGATGCCTGCCATCATGAAGGGGTGGATAGATCGAGTATACGCCTTTGGCTTTGCTTACGGATACAAAGGGCAAGGCAATGCCTATCGTTATGGAGATGGTATGTTGAAGGGTAAGAGAGCAATGCTGTCTGTTATGGTTGGTGGTCCATATGAAGATTACTCCCCTAGGGGAATTAACGGTCCACTAGAAGAATTACTCTTTCCAGTGACGCATGGTTGTCTATTCTTTCCAGGTATGGATGTGCTTCCAACGCATGCGGTTTATGGAGCCGCCCGTATTACAAAGGAGCAGGTAGAAAGTGCAAAGAAAGCTTGGAGTTATCGACTTCAACATCTTTTTGACGAAACTCCTATACCATTTCGTTCTCAAAACGGAGGAGATTACCCTGATCGTCATGTGCTCGCGGAACATATTGCTCCTCAGAAAACAGGAATCATGGTTCATATTGCGGAAATTTCAACCGCCAATGGAAATATACCTGATTAGCAGACAGTGCTAGAGCAAGAATAAGAGTGTCGTCAACACCTTACCCCATTCAGTTATGCATCAAGCTTCTTATTCCTTATGTCTTTCAAATAATTTAAAATATATATTACAACATTGAAGTAATATAATTTTTCTCTGATATTGAGTAAATTAACAAAAAAAACTCTGTCTGTACTTTTGGGTGCAGGCGGAGTTTTTTGTATTGTGAGTGGTAGCAATGGTTTTACATAAAAAAAATATGGTGTTGGCAGTTTAAGAATATCATTATTAAAAAGGAGTTAGCATATGAATTTATTACAGTTTTGTTCAGAAACGATTACTGAACTGGCTAAAGCGATGTTAAATGTTCAGGCAAGTTTACAACCAGCTTTAAAGGATAAAGACAACCTCTTTACTCGGTCTCGTTATGCGACTTTAAATTCTGTAATGGAAGCGTGCCGTGAAGCCTTGTTAGTAAACGGCATCTGGATGACACAGTACCCGGTACCCCTTTCAAGTGCGAGTATGCTGAACAGTGATCAAGCCTTTGAGGGTAGCTATGCTGGGGTGACTGGAGCTGCAACAAGCAATTTAGTGAATAATTTAGGGCTGGTAACTAAACTTGTGCACGCAGAAAGCGGACAATGGCAGTCTTCGTTGTTGGTGATGCCCCTTCCGAAAACAGACCCACAGGGTTATGGCTCTGCGATTACTTATGCCAGACGCTATGCCCTTTCTGCTTTGGTGGGCATTGTTACAGAAGATGATGACGATGCCAGTTTTTCTACCAATAACAAAGCACAAAATAAAAATAAAAAACCGAAGTTTGAACCTGAAAACTCAGAGGCTCAACGCCAGACAACATCAGCCCCAAACAGTGATAATCAAGA
Proteins encoded:
- a CDS encoding helix-turn-helix domain-containing protein, yielding MQTSELVKIVGAAIAHKRKLIGLTQENVAERMGIEKETISRMESGSISPSLKRLEQLAIIFECHLTDFLRQPTDDLHEQAITIADIISPLPAQDREEVVRLVAHIVGVLKRKTDGNV
- a CDS encoding putative quinol monooxygenase — translated: MDSIKIVAEIKLKPEYRQELFPVLQALVEGSLTETGNNVYDLTENMSLPGHFFVIEEWKSDKAIEEHNETPHFKAFVTAIDVKGVALSITKPKSLF
- a CDS encoding alpha/beta fold hydrolase, encoding MSFAPYKNCQIEYSVTGKGKGLVLVHGTGQSAENTWTEVAKHFSSKRTVVCPNYSGSGRTQDSNEPLTIELLAEQVLATAEHAGLQQFDIAGHSLGTCVAMYLAANYPDRVGKVILLAGFTSTEDARSQLQFRMWKEMAETNPKLLAETFLFTAFSPAFVAGMPDCAVKDTVEAIFTTTDWKGTARQIDLDLRINVMKEARAMQQETLVVGCVHDYIIPIAHSKELMKVISNAQYAEMETGHGGCVENLEQFISIVDGFLA
- a CDS encoding winged helix-turn-helix transcriptional regulator; translation: MGLIKSSYACMLTLAMDIVGGKWKMVILWQLRNGVVRFSELKRRLNGITQKMLTQQLRELEDAGLITRTVYPVVPPKVEYSLAEEGTKLIPALDSLCQWSTNYATSHGIIESSCCATHMVEKKTT
- a CDS encoding nitroreductase family protein, with the protein product MEFLQLAKERHSVRKFHSKPVEMAKLQNILEAGRVAPTAANFQPQRFLVVSEPGGLSKLDKAGNMHGAPLAIVVCSLKDKAWKRPQDGHSMVDIDATIPTTHMMLQAWSEGVASCWITWFDPAVVRSEFSLPDNVIPVNILVLGYSDDKAQTPCRHQQQRIPLNEMVWKESLPCSLK
- a CDS encoding winged helix-turn-helix transcriptional regulator; amino-acid sequence: MEDAYKMKVLGNKSYRCAFELTLEIIGGKWKLLIIYFLAGRGMLRFGELRRCLPEVSERMLVRQLRELEHDKIIHREVHHTVPPRVDYSLTELGNTLIPIMNLLRDWGDEYDANVCKHVDKSTETDV
- a CDS encoding NAD(P)H-dependent oxidoreductase, producing the protein MRKSILIVYAHPESTSLTCQFADVAVATMRKQGHNVMVSNLYGMKWKAVFDEEDFPHRTNPERLSFITESGHSYATNQQPADITIEQQKLLEADALIMLFPLWWFGMPAIMKGWIDRVYAFGFAYGYKGQGNAYRYGDGMLKGKRAMLSVMVGGPYEDYSPRGINGPLEELLFPVTHGCLFFPGMDVLPTHAVYGAARITKEQVESAKKAWSYRLQHLFDETPIPFRSQNGGDYPDRHVLAEHIAPQKTGIMVHIAEISTANGNIPD
- a CDS encoding ERF family protein, with product MNLLQFCSETITELAKAMLNVQASLQPALKDKDNLFTRSRYATLNSVMEACREALLVNGIWMTQYPVPLSSASMLNSDQAFEGSYAGVTGAATSNLVNNLGLVTKLVHAESGQWQSSLLVMPLPKTDPQGYGSAITYARRYALSALVGIVTEDDDDASFSTNNKAQNKNKKPKFEPENSEAQRQTTSAPNSDNQDILSQLPKLDGIAYSVVTTQDNRLCIVAKGDTRTKKQLLQQAGFSWSENRKMWWRYADVA